The DNA segment CTCCAACGCTGAACTGTCCAATATCTGAAACCATGGTTGAGCAATTTGGCCCTCTCGTATTTTGGGGTCAAACTTTGACCTTAGATTTGTCTAACGAAATATAATTTATATGCCACAAAAATTATATtgttggattcatatttgaaagAAGTTTCTAACGATAAATTTTTTGTGGCATATAACTTCTTTTTTGCTAGTCAAATTTATGGGcagagtttggcacaaaatacgagGGGACTCATAAACCTGGACGGAGGATTTAACATAGTGTGTTAGACCCCAATGGGGAAAATTGTGGACGTGGCAATATATGTGGTGATACCACACATCCACATGCTAGAAACCACTTGGTAAAACTCATTTAGGAGCTAAATTAACAAGTATTCAAGGTTAAACAAGATGAAAAATTGTTTAGCGTGTTACACGAGCTTTGCGAATATTTGGACAGTATAAAAGTACATTTTCGTATTTTATAATGTTGTTAATACTATATTCATCATGATAAACTATTATTTATTTCAGGTTGATGGCATAAGTCAGATTTTTGTAAAAAACAGTGATGCCCAAAAAATGAAACATCCCTCTTCTTTGCACTATTACAATGGATTTATCAAATTGGGTAACCAAGCTGAAAAATTGGAGTCAATTGATGTAACTGTATTGGGCTTCTCAACTACTGAAATTGGAAAGATTCATTATGACAATCTTGCAAATTTTGATCATCCCGGAATAATTGAAGCTTTCGCATATGGAGTTGGCAAAGGAAAACACTCAAATAACTCCTTTCTGGCCGTCACAAAATTTGAAACTACATTTGAAGGATACCTTCGGAGAGATGGTCCGGCGCTTGATCAGCAAAACCGATTCACGGAGAACTTTATAAACTTTCTCAGGTATGATTTTATATTTTTGTGTTTGTTCACTAGATATATCTTATCAGTAGTGTTTCTTAGTCCTATAGAAGAGTAATTCTTTATCTTATTCATGATTGGTCTTATTATTAGCATTAAGCCAGATAAATTTCTTTAGCTTATTTGTTCAACAGATGACCTGATTGTTTCTTCTTTCATACCGAGTTTTTAGCAAAAGCTGCCCTATGAGGTCATATTCATTGGCTTAAATGAGTTTTGGGCGGCGGCAGGAGCATAGCGGGCGGTGCGGTTGATTGCAATCTTTTCTAATGGAAAGTTTTTTTTAATGCTTCCTAATGGACTAATGGAAAGGGTTGATGCAATTTATCATCAGCGATAAATTAGCGATTTTCTAATGATGTGTTTGGGCTACCGCAAGACGCGATATCTGATTGCCAACCTGCAGCTGATGGGGGATTATAACTGTTGGTACCGGATTCCCAAGAATTGTGAAATGTCTAAAATATTGAATGACGCACTCCGAGACTTAATGGCAAACTCACTATTTTGCCTTTTAATATTTATGAGTTGTGACTCCAGGCTCCTAAGCTTCTTAGACTTTATAAGTTGTTATAAGGTTTAAGATATTATCAATTTGAGAGAACATAAATTCGCACATATGAACATGTTGATTCGCTGTTATGTTCTCACCTTTGGTTGTTTCAAAATCTGTTTTTATGCTATTTTGATAGGGATATCATTGTAGCCATGGAGGAGCTGCATCGTCAAGGCTATTATTGCGCAAAGCTTCATGGAAGTCATATTGCAATCATCAACGAAGGCGGTTCACAAAGGGCGAGATTGTGGAGGTTTGGTAAAATTAAAGGAGGTACAAATTGACTAGAAAAAAAAATACAAATTACATATTATATTGGTCTGTTGAATTCATTACAATATAAATTACATTTATAAGTTACATTTTAATCATATTCTAATTGTGAATCTATTTATTATAGATACTGAAGCAGAAATAAGCAAGGCGAAAGATTGGGTTAGATTGGGAAACCTGATTGAGAAAGTATGTTTAATCGCAGAATCTGATGATCTTCATATGAGAATGACCAAGAAAGAACTGAAAGGGTCAGAATATAAATTCTTATTGTTTAATGTTCTTTCATTAGTAGAGTTGTACCAAATAAGATAAAAACTGCTTTTGTTAAATACGCAGGACAAACATCCTGAAGCATCATGCGTTGTTAACCGTCAGAGAAAAATTTGAAAATATTCTATCCTTGAACCAATATATATCACTCAATCTGAAAGAACCACAAGAGGAATCAGAATATTTGATAGTATCTGATCTGAGTCTACAAACATTGGAGGAGAATTTGGATAGAAAACATTATTGGGACATACTTTCCTTTGTACATCCAACAAGTGTAAGCGGTGTCACCGACACATTAAGGGGCTTCATATACTCCTTGAGAACAATCATTGAACATGAAGTTCGGTACCTTACACCCGAGGTAAGTGTTCAGAACATTGTAAGCATCAACTTCAAAATTACCGGTTTAAACGTATTTATTTTCTAATGCTTACTCTTATATGTAAATGTTCCATAGTTGCTGGAAGAGAATAAAGGAATAGTCAAGGATCTTGAACACTATATTCAAAAGGAATGGGAAGAATTATACCTGAAATTGCAAGAGATTGCAGTGCAATTGAGTTTGGAATATTGAACATGGTAAGATGTTTCTATTTTTGtgctttattttatttttcagcTTAAGATATTTGTACTGCTGTTTTTGGATGCCAAATGTGAATATGCCATACAAAGTGTATCTGAAGAATTCATGTCGTCCTTTTTGTGCTTATATTCAAATTCAAAGTATCCTTATAGACTGAACAAAGAAATTAAACCAGTCAAACTAAATTTTTTATTGTCCTCATTAAGTTTTTATCATCAGTTTCACTATTCTTCATTGTTGAAGTGTCTTCCAAACTGCCAATGGGTGTTGAGTTCTATTTGGCAGGAACATGTGTGAAATGGAACTTGAATTATGCGTAGCCAAAAACTATAATATTTGgaaaataaatattttatttttattgattCTCAGAACTCTGTAATCAAAATGATTAAATGATCTCAATTTTATGTTTTGCTATTGTTAGACGTGTAGTATTTGGTACATTTTATAGGGGGTTCTTTGCAAGTTTACCTTGTGCGTGTATTGGCCCTTAGCCTCTTATAGCAATATAAAAGCTCATTCACTGTCAGCCAGAATTTATCTTTTGCCTCCCATGGTCTATCCACACCTCAGTCCCTGAGCTTGTTCCTTGTGTCAACTGTCCAACCAGTGCCAAGTCCTTCGGTGGAAGACCACTCCAACGTCATCTCTACCCTCGTAACACTCCCTTGCGTCTGCTTTCTTGCTCTCCCTTTATAAATGCCTCTTCATTCTTCCTCCAGCTGCATATATTAATAACGGAAATAGTAACTGGCGAACGTTCGCCAGGGAGAAACTGCCAGGGAACGCCCTAACTGCCACACGATCTTGATCCTACAGTGCAGTTGGGATGATTTTTTTTCACTCTAAATAAAAGAAATTCCATGGCAGTTTTGCAAAAAAGCCACCCAGGTTCTCCAAATACACTGAAACTGCCAGACAAACGTTCGCAAATGCCATCTCCTGTGGCGAACTTTCGCTAGATATGCCAACCCTTAATTAATTTAACAATAGCAAAACGGTGTGATGACTGTTGGTATGTGAATATGAATGAATGAAATTATATGTTTAAATGGATTTCCTTTGCGGCCACATACATTTATGCTTTAGCCTTTATGAATTCCTTGGCCTTCGGTCACTGCATGTAAATCTGTTTGTGTTTATGTTTGTGAGAAATACTGTAGATCTATTGTAACGGTTGGTACCATTAAATCTGGACCTGTATTAATATTGCTGGCGTTAATAACGATATGATGACAGTGTACCACAACAAATTCAGTTACTTTTCCTGTAAACATCCTCTTTCCATGCAGAATGATTGTCTCAAGTTTCTTGCTCAAAATAGGCCTGCTCATGTACCGATCTGATCAAGAGATGTGCTTACTGGTGAGTGACGGCGAAACTAGCTACAATCACCTTTATTTTTATCAATTCCTTGCTGATAATACTCTGGTTCTTACTTTATCTACAGAGCTCTAATTACATTCTCCTAATATTTTGTGTGGCCTTTAGATCGTTCAACGTTGAGATGATGTACCAAACACCGACTTCTTTAGCCTTCTCCGAGGCATGTCAGTCCCTTTCCTTTTCTGCTAATTGCTTCCATGTTTTTTGGCTGTTCACTGGGGTGGGATAACTCGGAAAGCTGTTACAACAGCCCATTCTACATCTTTGATGATATTTAGTGTGAAACAGACTGGGCATGGATTATTTATGCTAAATATTTTGTATATATACTTAGTCTAGAAAAAAGTGTGTGCTAGGTCTCAGGTTTGTTCATTTCACCATCTCCCAATAATTTGGCCTGGTGTACAGACCTACAGCTCTTAGTAAATTCTACTTCTAGGTGCGTTCATGTCAGGGATTTTCCACTGGTTGCTAAGCAATAGATAACTGAGATAGAAGGCTTTGTTTATCTTTGTTTCCATATTTTATTAGATCATAAAAAGCTATTTCCTTTGTTTCGTGGTACAGTTGCACATTTTTACTCTAGGAATATTAGCTTATGAACTGCAAAATTAATAGATAACATAACTGAGGGAGAAGGTTTATCTTTGTTTCCATATTTTATTAGATCATAAAAAGCTATTTTATTTGTTTCGTGGTACAGTTGCACATTTCATTTTTACTCTAGGAATATTAGCTTATGAACTGTGATGCAAAATTAATAGATAACTGAGATAGAAGGCTTTGTTTATCTTTGTTTCCATATTTTATTAGATCAAGCTATTTCCTTTGTTTCGTGGTACAGTTGCACATTTTTACTTTACTCTAGGAATCTTATCTTATGTGATGCAAAATTAAATTAATAGATAGCTAGAAGGCTAGGCTTATCTTTGTTTCCATATTTTATTATATTATAAAAAGCTATTTTATTTCCTTTGTTTCGTGGTACAGTTGCACATTTTTACTCTAGGAATATTAGCTTATGAACTGTGATGCAAAATTAATAGATAACTGAGATAGAAGGCTTTGTTTATCTTTGTTTCCATATTTTATTAGATCATAAAAAGCTATTTCCTTTGTTTCGTGGTACAGTTGCACATTTTTACTCTAGGAATATTAGCTTATGAACTGTGATGCAAAATTAGGATGTCGATCCAATTGCAGTTGCTTTTCTCTTGCAGCAGCAAATTTCACCTTCAACCACTATAACTATGGTGAAAAAATAGGATAGACATTTAATCAATACTGAATTTTGTGAATGTTTACCAACAATTTCGTCTTGGTTACTCTTGGTGGCTGCAGATTGCAGATAGTTGGTCTGGTTTTTGTATATTTCATTTCAAGTTTTGCAAACTGACAACCGaattttcctgaaaagaaggGACTTAATCTGAATAGACTAAATTGCTCCTAATATCAATCTCCGTGTGTATCTGCCCTTTCTTATTTCAGTACATCGCATTGCTAATAATGCTTAGTATACATGCTGCTAAGTTTGTATTCTTACCTTCTCAACAGTTCTGCAGTCTGGATGTATTTTGGATGGCCTATCTGAATTACAGGCGTCTCCTTGACCTATTACTTGCCGACGAACTTTGGTGCGTCGCAAAGAATCACGCAAATTGTGGAGAAGTTTCCAGTAAGCTGTCGTAGAATTCTGTTGCCGAGTGGTTCTCTGGAGTTGACTCTCACATCTGGGATCATATTGGCTGTTTCAAACTTGTGAGAGTAACAGTTATTCAGAATGGCTCTAACACGTGAACGTCACCGTGTAGAATTGTAAATGTCAACATTCAGAGGCTGCTTCTACGTTGGTTTATGATTGTACACCCGTCCACGCATGTCATGCATTATTGAGACTGTCAAGTGTAAACCACTTCTTCCGTGGAATCCTGGAAACTCAAAGAGCCCTTCGATACAAGTTGTACCAGGTTGTTGATTGCTCTCGTTTTCCCACGTAACCCCTCGTGCTGACGAGCTAATGCGCTACAGGCCCAATAGATTAGGCGTCCTGCATTTTTAATGGGCTGGCGGCGAATACCCTCTTTTTTTTGCGTGGGTTTTTCCTCGGTACTTTTTCGAGGATACTCCCGCCCTTGAAACTCCTCCCTTCGGTCATCCCTTTGCTAGACACCTCAGAACATATTGGGCGTacgcaaaagaaaagaaaaaaaagtatGTCTATTCGGTGGGATTAGCGTGATCCTACAGAAAGCCCCATGATTGCATCGTGATCTGTGAAGTCTTTGACTCCATGTATGTTTTCTAAGATCTTGTTCTGAAACTTACAGATCTAGTTTTGAAACTTAACTTTTGTCATTCATTCCTATTAAGTTTTGCAAAAATGTTACACCTACGTACCAGCTTACGTAAAGTTACGTTTCCTTCTTTTCTAAACTAATAATCCCCTGAAAATCCTAAACCTACGAAGGCCTACGTACTTGTTACGTAAACTTCCAACTAATCTAAACAtgcccccccaccccccccccccccccccccccgccactcataaggaagacaatcaataaataacccccccccccccccccttaatGGGGTGGGCCGGCCTGGGCCTTATTTGTTTTCAACCAGATCTAGCCATGTGAGTTCGTAAGTAAGTTTCGTAACAGTTTTTACGTAGATGTAGCAAAGCTCAGTTTTGTCAACTGAAACTTACTGAATCCAACTTCTTTGCTTACGCCTTTGCTTTGAACCCAACTTCTCTGCTTACGCCCTTGCTCTGGACGACTTGAAGATCATTCAGATGCGTCTGTGGTTCTCTAAATGTGATGTTACTTTATGTAGGAGGGAGGTGAATGGGGCCGCACATGATTGCAAAGCTTGGGTATTATTGTAATGTCAATGAACCCATGATTTGGGATGACGATGTTCCGCCATCTGTGGCTGGAGTTGTTATATGCGAAATGCCTATCTTGTTATCATAATAAAGCTATGCTTTGACCCTCAAGAAAAATTGGAACTTACTGAAATTCTAAAAAATATCAAAACATATTCAAAATGGATCTTATTTGAATGAGAGAATATCATGCGGAAACCAACATTCAAAGAAAACTCTGTGGAAACCATGTTTGAAAGTTTCAAAAAGTTCAGAAAAAAATGTGGGACGTTTGGAGGATGATGTCCTATTGTCATGTGAAATTTCAAGTTTAAAAACATTATGGGATgcgagctatgaaaaagacaaattcaacAATGAATAGTGATGTTACAATTCGGCACTGTTCAATGCTGATTTTTTTTCATAGCTCATATCTCATGATGTGTTTGAATTTGAAATTTTGCAAGGCAATAGAGCATCACTTTCTTAATATCCCGTAATTTTTCGAGATCTTTTCGAAACTTCAAAACATCGTTTTCGCATGGTTTTCACCGAATATTGGTTTCTATTTGATATTTTCGCGACACGAATCTAAAAGCAAAACTTAAGTTGAATCTTTGAATGAAAAGATAATAATTTTTTAAATTTGAAAGCCAAAAGAAAAAGCACGCGCTATCACAAATCCTCTCTCTGTGATTCTACACTAGCAAATATGTTCGTGCGTTGCAATGGGAAAAACAATTTTTTGCACGCTACAAATGATCCCACCTTATTTTCACTCTATTCGTCACTATCGTCGATGGTAGTCAAGTTCTCCACCTATTTGACATGAATGTGATCAATCTCAAGGCGATGATCTTGGTCATTGGCAAGTCCCTCACTTCACCAACATGTAATTGAGAGTACTTGTAATAATCGTGGGCACCATCGTTGTCTCATCTACACTTGGTGCATGCACCATCCCCACACTCTTGCCGTCTACTCCAAGACTCATCTGGCCTCAGGGGTAACAAGCTCTCTCTACATGTGCTCATTTTTAAAAAATAATGGCGGGCATCACCATCATCTCACATGCATCTAGTAAATCGTCGTCCcttgcaaaaaaaaaaagaatTCCTGAAGAGTAAATATAAAAAGACTCAAATGGTCAGATCCAAATCATCTCGACCGTCAAATCATGTTATCTAGCAGTTCAAATCGCTCCAATGTTGAGCACCAAACACATTTAACACTCTAATTATTCACCACTGCCATTGGTTATAACCATGTTTTGACTCAACGCTATCCCTTAAAATCTGACATGTAATTAATATCCTACCACTCCCGCGAAAAAGTAATTGATATCTTACCAAATACCAATATATCTTATCTAATATAACGTGCAACTAATATCCTGTCTAATataaacgtgcattgcacgtacattaTTACTAGTTCCTATAGAGTAATATTTCAATAAAAAAATCCCCTGCCGGTCATTATAGACTACTTGCAGTTTTTGTATTTATTTATTCTTAGATATTATCTTCCTTATATCCGGCTCACTACCAAGAATTGAGCTTCAAAGCAATTTTCTTATCGAGTTTCCTGAGTATAGCCTCCATACATTTGGAGTGAGCATAAAGGTATTCAAAGTCCTCTTAGATGATATCTTCAACATCCAACAAAGTACCATTCGTTTAAGGGTGTCATACTTTTCTCGGAGGTCGAAAAATAATTGTCAACAATATATAGTTCCTATAACTGTAATAGATGTGTCATGCATTAAATGATCAAAAAACGGAAGCATATTATGACCCCAATAATAATCTAGTACTCTAAGAGGTATTGTGCAACATCATCGTCAACTTCTTTTTTGTTTAGATGCCACCTACAAAATCACTATGCAACAGGAGAATTGCCTTGCTACAAAACTACCTTGCTAAAAACGACCAGGTTATTCTAAATAATAAGGTTGTTTCTTTTTTTGCACGATCTAAAGAAGTGTATATCAAATATAATAACCACTATGTAAAAAAGAAGTATTAATCGCCGGCTAACAGAACTAAGAAGATAGCTATGATACACATCATATTCATATATCTAGTCGTCTAGAGACAACCCAATGATTGAAATATTCAAACGATTTTGAAATTTGAACAATTTGACCACTGATCATATCAACTAAACTATCCACAGAAAGACAGTTAGGTCCATAAAATCTGAAAGAgcaatctttgaaaagaaaaTACCTTAAACAGTACAACACAAACATGATTACAATGAAATAAAATAATAAGTTTTTAGGAGAATAAAATAATAAGCTTCATCAGTTTTTTTAGACAAAGCTCCATCAACTTTCCCCCTTTTTTTCAAGACAATTTTTTTTGAGGCAAAGGGCACTACACttgaaatcactaattaaggagtactcgttgcaaagaacactcCACTTTCACATgtcgcgacaagtggcgcacatgtaacgcgccacttgtcgcaacctgggagttttcccttttttcgtagatccgtttattcaaaacattttatcttttaaaccgtgcgtccaaatctcaaaccattttcaccgttggattcctcgcgtcgagatcttcaaaactagatcccatgttgataggttttgatgaattttttttcacaaaatacctGGCAAAAAAACCGGGTGAAAAAATCGAACCGGGAGCACggttttttttcctttccgaaagaggcacgcccgtgcctcaCGCGAAATCACACCCGTGCCTCTcatggaagcaaaaccgtgactctcgtggaaggaaaaaacaaacagaaaacacgtttttttccgtttccgagaggcacggccgtgactctcgcgaaagtacaaccatgcctctcgcagaagcaaaaccgtgactcccgcgaaagaaaaaaaaacagaaaatgcatatttttcccTTTCTGAgtggcacggccgtgactctcgcgaaagcacaaccgtgcctcttgcggaagcaaaaccgtgactctcgcgaaagcacaaccgtgcctcttgcggaagcaaaaccgtgactctcgtgaaagaaaaaaaaacagaaaacgcgttatgtttttccctttccgagaggcatggccgtgactctcgcgaaagcacaaccgtgcctcacgcggaagcaaaaccatgactttcgcgaaagaaaaaaaaagaaaacgcgttttttcgttttcaaaaggcacggccgtgactctgcAGAAAAAAGCGTGACTTTCGcgaaagagaaaaaaaagaaaaacgcgttttttcgcgcaatttttttttaattttttgatcaaaaagctaaggaagaccgcgggaaaaccaaaacgtcgaaaaCCCCTGAAAAAAAAcccgtttaaaaagccgaaaacgcgtgcggaaaaatgaaaaaacaaaatcCTGAGGAAGCGTCCAAagcgcgacacgtggcgaatggctgagagcgcgccaagtggtGCTGATTGTTGCGAGACTTCCGAAGGAgtgctcgttaactagttgctctccACCACACCACATCCAGGGCCTTCTACCTATTCTTTTCCTGTAAAGCGAAAGATGGGCTGCAAGCAGCGCCGCACAGCCCAGTCAGCAGGTCACCACCGCGGCCCAGGCCCACCTAAACCCTCCATAACACACCTTCCCCCCGATCTCACCTCTCTCCCTCGCACTGTTCACCGCCgccacacgcacgcacgcacgcatcGCGCCAGGGAGAGGAGGTCCTCGCGCCCGATTCCAATGGCCGTGCCTCCTGCCGCTGCTGCTGCTTTGTCCCCGCCGGGCACCCGAGCAGCGCGCCGGCGCATCCAACCGCGCCACTCCTCTCCTTCCACGTCTCCGTGCGTCGCCTCCTCCTCTGCTCCGGCCGTCCCCTCGAGCTCGTCTCTCTGCACCACCCCGAGCCTCCACTGCCATGGCCGTCGGGCACCTTCTGCCCGCGTCATCGACCAGCACCACAGGACCACCACGTCGCCTCCCCCATCGTGGCCAGCATTGGCCCCCAGCCCGATCGTGGTGTTCTTCCACCACTTCTGCCCGGGAGAGCAACACCACCATGGCACCATTGGGTCATGTCTCGGAAGTCAAGCCTGACTGCCCGATAGGATGGAGGCGACGTGCTGCTGCAGGCCTGCAGCTTCTCCTCGTTGCTGCCGATGATGGAGTCAAGCTTCTCCTGGTTGTTGCGGAGGTCGGGTGGTCCTAGTCTGGAGGCTGCCTTGTGGTGGCGCGCGTGGCTGGCGGACTCAACGGTGAGGACGCCGGCGGTCTAGGAGTGCTTGCGGTCAGATTCCATGGCTAGGGTCCCATCTATTGGCATGTTCATCATTTCCCATGAACCAGGACCTGCCTCCAATCGGAGGTGTTTCGTTGCTCAGCCGGCAAGCGAGGGTCACAACATATGTAGCCACTCCTGTTCGTGTAGGAGGACTGAGTGGGCTGTTTTTTTTTTCTCTTCGTGTGGGAGATGACCAACCAAACGGAGTTGGCGTACGCGCGTACGGAAGGAAAGAAAATAGCGTGCGACAACGATAGAAAATAATAGGAAATAAACGTATAAAAAACTATGAAAGCCTCCGTCTTTTCATATTAGGTAAAGATAATTAAATTAGTTCTAATAGTACGGGAGTATCTCATAGGAAAATAAATGGTATTGGAGTATACTGGTCTTGTGTCAGTGGAAGTGTCTATCTGAGTGTGAGGACATGTATTCCCACTGTCCCTCGTCTTCCCTTTTGTATATGGCCAATGATAGGCGTAAGGTGGCTAATCCCACACGGGGATCAGCCACCTCGCCAGCCACTCGATTGGCCTACCCAGGACCATTAGATATTTACAAGGAAATGCCAAATCGTTCTTCTCTTTTCACACCTCACAGTGGATCCTTTTGTGGGTTGAATTTTTCATCAATATGCGATAGGACCATCTATCAGCACCACGCCAAAAATCAATGTGTCTTCATTGCGTTTGAGCTTCCGAACTCTATCCCTTTACCTTTTTGAACTCGTATGTTGTTCTTTATCCACTACCCATACTATAGTTATGCATTGTAGATTGTATTGGTTGCCACTTAACTTGTACTAAAATCTAACTGAGTTCCAAGAGAATTAAAAACTGCACCTTTTGCTTTGTTATTGTCTATTCACCCCATCTAGAGCTATCTTCTCGATCcctcaattggtatcagagctttggtatCCATAGTTTTGATTTAATCATCATTGGAGGAAGATGAATGTGTCTACGTTGAAGAGTCTTAGATGTAGAGTGCCTATTCTAATAGAGAGTCCTACAACTTTTAGAGAGATGAAAttcttaataaatttcataattTTAACTTGAGAAAGTATATTCATAGTCCATGTGCCTCCCATTGATCCCTTGCATCGCAATCCCGAGGAAGAACTTGACATGCTTCACAATCTAAGAATTGTTAATCTTATTGTTAGAGGTTTACCGAAACTTGTTCTTAGATGTATGCAGAACTTTGAATGTGCCTATACCTTGTGGGAAGACTTGGAAAAGCGATATCCAAAGTA comes from the Triticum urartu cultivar G1812 unplaced genomic scaffold, Tu2.1 TuUngrouped_contig_6927, whole genome shotgun sequence genome and includes:
- the LOC125531275 gene encoding uncharacterized protein LOC125531275, with product MSTDEAKPAGSALTHQVDGISQIFVKNSDAQKMKHPSSLHYYNGFIKLGNQAEKLESIDVTVLGFSTTEIGKIHYDNLANFDHPGIIEAFAYGVGKGKHSNNSFLAVTKFETTFEGYLRRDGPALDQQNRFTENFINFLRDIIVAMEELHRQGYYCAKLHGSHIAIINEGGSQRARLWRFGKIKGDTEAEISKAKDWVRLGNLIEKVCLIAESDDLHMRMTKKELKGTNILKHHALLTVREKFENILSLNQYISLNLKEPQEESEYLIVSDLSLQTLEENLDRKHYWDILSFVHPTSVSGVTDTLRGFIYSLRTIIEHEVRYLTPELLEENKGIVKDLEHYIQKEWEELYLKLQEIAVQLSLEY